GCTGAAACGAGCGATAAATTTTTCTAGCTCTTCTTTTTCTTTGAGTTTTTTATTGCGTTCGGCCTCTTGCTGTTTAGCGATCAAGGTAGAAGCGATATACCAATCGTCATAATTCCCGCTAAATTCGCACACGCTGTGAAAATCCAAATCCAAAATATGCGTGCATACTGCGTTTAAAAAATGCCTGTCATGGCTAATGACTACCATCGTGCCTTCATGGCGTTTGAGGTTGTTTTCTAACCATTCAATGGCGTTTAAATCCAGGTTGTTCGTAGGCTCATCTAAAAGCAAAATATCCGGTTTAGGGAATAAAACTTGAGCGAGAAGGATTTTAAATTTATCGCTGCTTGGCAAGGTTTTCATCAAATCATTGTGCTTAGAGCTAGGAATGCCTAAATCTTCTAGGATTTTTTCAATCACCACTTCGCATTCATACATGGGATCTTCTTCTACGCAAATGGTTTCTAACTCCCCTAGCCTAGCATTCACTTTATCATCGCTCAAATCGCCTTCAGTGTATAAGCGCTCTTTTTCTTTGATAGCGTCATACAAACGCTTATTGCCTATCAAAACCGCATCTTTAAGGCTCAAATCTTCAAAAGCGTATTGATCCTGCCCTAAAACCCCCATTCTCATCCCGCTTGTGATGATGACTTCCCCACTGCTACAATCAATGCTCTTGCTCAAAATCTTTAAAAAAGTGGATTTTCCTGCACCATTAGCCCCAATCAGCCCGTAGCGCTTGTTTTTATCCAGCTTGATATTCACATTCTCAAACAATTTTTTAGTCGCATAGCGTTGCGTTAAGTTGATGGTTTGTAGCATCTTATGATTTCCTTATTTTTGTGATTAGAGAAAGTTTATTGTAGCGTTTTCTTTACAATATTGTATCCCTTGCTTATTATGGTTATCTGTAAGATCTTTGACGCCCAAATCTTATCCAAGTTTATTTAATTTTTTCTCTTGATTTTTTATTCAAATTAAGATAAATTACAGAAGGTGCTTAAAAATAATGCTTAAAATCAAATAATGTTCGTGTTTTACTCTATATGAACATCAAAAGGATCGTGTCATTGAAAATATTTGATTACGAAGACATCCAACTCATCCCTAATAAATGTATTGTGAGTAGCCGTTCAGAGTGTGATACGACCGTTACCTTAGGCAAACACGCATTTAAAATGCCCGTAGTCCCAGCAAACATGCAAACAATCATCAACGACTCGATCGCAGAATTTCTAGCAGAAAATGGCTATTTCTACATCATGCACCGTTTTGATGGAGCGGCAAGAATCCCGTTTGTCAAAAAAATGAAGGAACGCCAATGGATCAGCTCCATCAGCGTTGGGGTGAAAAAGGAAGAATATCTTTTTATAGAAGAGTTGGCCAAACAAAAATTAGCGTCAGACTATATCACGATCGATATTGCGCATGGCCATTCAAATTCCGTCATTGAAATGATCCAACACATCAAAACGCATTTGCCAGAAACTTTTGTGATTGCCGGGAATGTTGGCACACCAGAAGCAGTCCGTGAATTAGAGAACGCCGGTGCTGACGCTACAAAAGTTGGCATTGGACCTGGGAAAGTGTGTATCACTAAAATCAAAACAGGCTTTGGCACGGGTGGTTGGCAACTGGCAGCTCTTAGATGGTGCTCTAAAGCAGCAAGAAAACCGATTATTGCAGATGGTGGTATTCGCACGCATGGCGATATTGCAAAATCAATACGCTTTGGCGCGACAATGGTAATGATTGGCTCGCTTTTTGCAGGGCATGAAGAATCATCTGGAGAAACAAAAATAGAAAATGGTATCGCATATAAAGAATATTTCGGTTCAGCTTCAGAGTTCCAAAAAGGTGAAAAGAAAAATATTGAAGGTAAGAAAATTTGGATCCAGCATAAAGGATCATTAAAAGATACGCTGATTGAAATGCATCAAGATCTACAATCTTCAATCTCCTATGCAGGTGGGAGAGACCTTGAAGCGATTCGAAAAGTTGATTATGTCATTGTGAAAAATTCAATTTTCAATGGGGACACAATCTAAAGAAAATCAATGAAAGCGAAGACA
This genomic window from Helicobacter pylori contains:
- a CDS encoding ABC-F family ATP-binding cassette domain-containing protein, producing MLQTINLTQRYATKKLFENVNIKLDKNKRYGLIGANGAGKSTFLKILSKSIDCSSGEVIITSGMRMGVLGQDQYAFEDLSLKDAVLIGNKRLYDAIKEKERLYTEGDLSDDKVNARLGELETICVEEDPMYECEVVIEKILEDLGIPSSKHNDLMKTLPSSDKFKILLAQVLFPKPDILLLDEPTNNLDLNAIEWLENNLKRHEGTMVVISHDRHFLNAVCTHILDLDFHSVCEFSGNYDDWYIASTLIAKQQEAERNKKLKEKEELEKFIARFSANASKAKQATSRQKQLDKLDIQSLAVSSRRDPSIIFKPKRTIGNEALECENISKSYDGQIILNQVSLKVMPKDKIALIGPNGVGKSTLCKILVEELKPDTGVVKWGATVSKGYFPQNVSEEISGEETLYQWLFNFNKKIESAEVRNALGRMLFNGEEQEKCVNALSGGEKHRMVLSKLMLEGGNFLVLDEPTNHLDLEAIIALGEALFKFDGALICVSHDRELIDAYANRIIELVPSPKGASIIDFKGSYEEYLASKK
- the guaC gene encoding GMP reductase — its product is MKIFDYEDIQLIPNKCIVSSRSECDTTVTLGKHAFKMPVVPANMQTIINDSIAEFLAENGYFYIMHRFDGAARIPFVKKMKERQWISSISVGVKKEEYLFIEELAKQKLASDYITIDIAHGHSNSVIEMIQHIKTHLPETFVIAGNVGTPEAVRELENAGADATKVGIGPGKVCITKIKTGFGTGGWQLAALRWCSKAARKPIIADGGIRTHGDIAKSIRFGATMVMIGSLFAGHEESSGETKIENGIAYKEYFGSASEFQKGEKKNIEGKKIWIQHKGSLKDTLIEMHQDLQSSISYAGGRDLEAIRKVDYVIVKNSIFNGDTI